A window of Gossypium raimondii isolate GPD5lz chromosome 7, ASM2569854v1, whole genome shotgun sequence genomic DNA:
CTTTTTATGTAGCTTTGTTTCCTTGCAATTAGCTTTCGCAGTCTTCTCTATTTCTGAATCAAACGCACGAATACCTGGAGCAGATTTGATtataagaaacaaaagaaacaatatTAGTATGTTACCAGTCCCCGACAACGACGTCAAGATTTGGTGTGTTGTTGAAAGTACCAAAAATAACATATCACTATAAAATAACGAAAAGAATAGTATAAGGGAAGTAAGGTCAAATCCTCAAGGACTGAAATTTGTACAACTTCTTGTTCCTCAAGATCCCGAGCAcagtcgtgcccaagaaaaagCGGCGTACctgaaaaaaaaacagaatttaaaatatggagggattgaaattgaaattgtaaagAGAAACAGAATTGAGAAAAAAGAGTCTTTGATTGAGAGATTCCAGCCTCCGGTTATCTCGATCctccttgggttcaatcctatgtttttagatgatccttctcATGAcagaataagccagttatagtggaagaggacgccctacgaccaccagctccacttAGATTTTAGACTTACAATATAGAGGCACTTGACTCTAGACAACCGTCACTTTTGTGGAACCgtcttacactagatcatcaGTTCTTAATGGCGAATGCCACActattttgtctcttgggctcggcAACcactgacgcagtaagctaacgaaccgattGTTCAACTCATTTTCAAGTTCAACTAAAGCTTCACCCTGTACTTGTAGCATCCCAACTTGACAACAAcacctttttccttttcattttgaGTCTCAACAATCAAGTGTTGTTAAATTGGATTCCTAAGGTATTTCTAATGTCTTATTTGTTGTTGTCACCtccatttaaagttttttaaactattaaaaaaatgaaaattagcaatgtatttttatatgttttatacttatttaactaaaagacaaaaatataaaatttcggTTAATTGGTTAACCAAccgaattaattaaaatattcgttcaattaatatatttgaaaaaacttgattcaattaatggtttaaaatttttacattttgaatAATTCCATTAATGGTAATTCAATTCGATTAATGGAatgataattcaatttaaatattaaccgAACCGACTATTTGAGTATTCCTATTTacaatataaatgaaaaaagggtataagtgaagtatatttataaaattgtattcaTTAAATGAACGTCATTTGGAATCGTAAAGGATTTGTATACATCTTCATTAATATTGAGTTGAATCTttagtcaatttatttttagtggtggtttattgtttatttaaagattttatataaaagtattaaaaggAAATGCTTAAGGATATGCTCTCAAACCTTTTTTAAGcaattaaggtttttttttgcatttaagtGAGCACTTAAATTTTAGAATGTATTAAAAGGCtctcaaacttttcaaaagaaaattaagccctgttttttttcacttaattgggtacttaaactttcaaaatgcttCAAAAGacactcaaaatttttcaaaaaagcaattaagccctactcttattaaaattagaaaaaattataaaaataaaaataaaaattttagaaaattattaaattttaataaaaatataaaaatttaaaagttattaaaattagaaattttttataaaaatcgtaaaaaaaacaaaaaattgtaaaattttataaaaatcataaaaaaattataaaattaacgaccctggtttttttaaattaaattcatcacgtgttgcaacacagtatgacatgtggcaaaaaatgataaaaataaaaatcaatagggcacgtttggttcgctgtattggaatagaggcgtaataacaaatcaattgtttggttgaatgtaatggaatagaggcttaatagtattcttgtgtttggttgaatggaatggaggtataatagcataatggaaaaaactaaaatgactagaatacccttagcataaatttgtttaggtaaatgattattgttattgttattaaattttaataagattattaatatcaataataaataatttaaccatattttaacataattattattaaatatattataattaaaatatataatttaataaaattcttaataatcaatattcttatatgaatttactcaaatcataatatatgatactataaaatataatttaatatagttattattaaatatattttaattaaaatatataatttaataaaattcttaataatcaatattcttatatgaatttactaaaatcataatatatgatactataaaatataatttgaaatatttattattaaataaaatttaattaaaatatatgatttaataaaattcttaataatcaatattcttatatgaatttactaaaatcataatatatgatactataaaatataatttgaaatatttattattaaataaaatttaattaaaatatatgatttaataaaattcttaataatcaatattcttatatgaatttactaaaaccataatatatgatactataagatataatttgaaatatttattattaaataaaatttaattaaaatatatgatttaataaaattcttaataatcaatattcttatatgaatttactaaaatcataatatatgatactataaaatataatttgaaataattattattaaatatattttaattataatatatgatttaataaaatttaaaataattattactaataaattttcttatatgaatttgtataatttaaaataattattattaaatataatttaataatatataatttcataaaattcttgataataaattttcttatatgaatttatataatttaaaataattaatattaaatataatttaataatgatatataatttcataaaattcttgataataaattttcttatatgaatttatataatttaaaataattaattttaaatataatttaataatgatatataatttcataaaattcttaataataaatattcttgtatgaatttactaaaatcataatataacttgagaattatattcgcataaacataattaacttatattaagaaaatgctagatgaaaatgaaattctacatcataatccatttgttatatagttttacaatattaaaaagtttgaacattgatttttaatggtcagaaataaatcttctgacccattccaatcgcgcagtagaaggtaaactaaagaaaacgagcatttgagttggatgatctggaattttactcaaagctcgATACCACTCATCgacggttaaaccttcaatttcccataaggttgaatataaatatgtagCTTTctcttggatgatctggaattcttctgacttctgctgaactaccacatcggaggcaatactcctactgatttgatcgccaacggccCGCATGTTTTCagccaataaagtggcagcctcattaaatgaagaagacatattatcacgagcatcagatttcttctttttcttgtttgaagatgaggagcccccttggtctctatctcgtCGCGGCTCCGtagcagaaacatccatgtcatccaaagagacgttagcttcgcagtcatagaatgagtttctttcttcattcatatctgtagTAGGTACATCCTcatcatttatttcttcaagaacatcagcagctgtttgagcatcttttCCTGTcgctcgatctcttgcgtatatggcagtaagctggttgtagtaagggaaagcacgatgtctgaattgagcagcttctttgtgactctaaaaaaatgaggaaatcatattagttataagtttggtaaaaaaaaagataataaagacttgaaataattcttacctttaaataggagtcccaaaccgcatcttcaacaacgagctgcctatgctcgtcccaaccaaaaccgctattgttttggccattaagcatgtcatacacGATTGACCACTCCCTTTTTAGTAACCTAATTCTCGATTCAATATTAGGTCTAGCCTTCAACATTGCGTTGGGTAAAGCCTTCTCTAgcattttttccaactcgtttaaataatcggctttgaacccggtatcagcattaaatgttccaacattgtgcaagtccaccatgcaggaaaccaatgctgcatcttcttctggaacccattttcttttggttccttgagaagcttgagaagaaacATTTGAAGCTTGCacacctgacataattatcttaagaaaaaaaacaaatcaattactattaatatttttaattttaattatttaaaatatttttaattaatgcgtagtatatgaatatacacatttaattagttttattttt
This region includes:
- the LOC105791196 gene encoding uncharacterized protein LOC105791196 → MSGVQASNVSSQASQGTKRKWVPEEDAALVSCMVDLHNVGTFNADTGFKADYLNELEKMLEKALPNAMLKARPNIESRIRLLKREWSIVYDMLNGQNNSGFGWDEHRQLVVEDAVWDSYLKSHKEAAQFRHRAFPYYNQLTAIYARDRATGKDAQTAADVLEEINDEDVPTTDMNEERNSFYDCEANVSLDDMDVSATEPRRDRDQGGSSSSNKKKKKSDARDNMSSSFNEAATLLAENMRAVGDQISRSIASDVVVQQKSEEFQIIQEKATYLYSTLWEIEGLTVDEWYRALSKIPDHPTQMLVFFSLPSTARLEWVRRFISDH